A single window of Pseudarthrobacter psychrotolerans DNA harbors:
- the groL gene encoding chaperonin GroEL (60 kDa chaperone family; promotes refolding of misfolded polypeptides especially under stressful conditions; forms two stacked rings of heptamers to form a barrel-shaped 14mer; ends can be capped by GroES; misfolded proteins enter the barrel where they are refolded when GroES binds), whose protein sequence is MAKIIAFDEEARRGLERGLNILADAVKVTLGPRGRNVVLEKKWGAPTITNDGVSIAKEIELDDPYEKIGAELVKEVAKKTDDVAGDGTTTATVLAQALVKEGLRNVAAGADPLSLKRGIEKAVAAVTVELLASAKEIETKEEIAATASISAGDDEIGALIAEALDKVGKEGVITVEESNTFGLELELTEGMRFDKGYISAYFVTDTERQETVLEDPYILIVNSKISNVKELVAVLEKVMQSNKPLLIIAEDIEGEALATLIVNKIRGTFKSVAVKAPGFGDRRKAQLADIAVLTGGQVIAEEVGLKLETAGLELLGRARKVVVTKDETTIVEGAGDADQIAGRVSQIRAEIENSDSDYDREKLQERLAKLAGGVAVIKAGAATEVELKERKHRIEDAVRNAKAAVEEGIVAGGGVALIQAGAKAFANLNLTGDEATGANIVRVAIDAPLKQIAFNAGLEPGVVVDKVRGLPAGHGLNAATGEYVDLLAAGINDPVKVTRSALQNAASIAGLFLTTEAVVADKPEKNAPAMGGGDDMGGMGGF, encoded by the coding sequence ATGGCCAAGATCATTGCATTTGATGAAGAGGCACGCCGCGGTCTTGAGCGGGGCCTGAACATCCTCGCCGACGCCGTCAAGGTCACCCTCGGCCCGCGTGGACGCAACGTCGTCCTCGAAAAGAAGTGGGGCGCCCCCACGATCACCAACGATGGTGTTTCCATCGCCAAGGAGATCGAGCTGGACGACCCTTACGAAAAGATCGGCGCCGAGCTGGTCAAGGAAGTTGCCAAGAAGACGGACGACGTCGCTGGCGACGGCACCACCACGGCTACCGTGCTGGCGCAGGCCCTGGTCAAGGAAGGCCTGCGCAACGTCGCGGCCGGCGCTGACCCGCTGTCCCTCAAGCGCGGTATCGAGAAGGCAGTCGCGGCCGTCACGGTTGAACTGCTGGCCTCCGCCAAGGAAATCGAAACCAAGGAAGAGATCGCGGCTACTGCCTCCATCTCCGCCGGTGACGACGAAATCGGCGCCCTGATCGCTGAAGCCCTGGACAAGGTGGGCAAAGAAGGCGTCATCACCGTCGAGGAGTCCAACACCTTCGGCCTGGAGCTTGAGCTCACCGAAGGCATGCGCTTCGACAAGGGTTACATCTCCGCTTACTTCGTTACCGATACTGAGCGCCAGGAAACGGTCCTTGAGGACCCCTACATCCTGATCGTCAACTCCAAGATCTCCAACGTCAAGGAACTGGTTGCTGTCCTGGAAAAGGTCATGCAGTCCAACAAGCCGCTGCTGATCATTGCCGAGGACATCGAGGGCGAGGCCCTGGCCACCCTGATCGTCAACAAGATCCGTGGCACCTTCAAGTCCGTTGCCGTCAAGGCTCCGGGCTTCGGCGACCGCCGCAAGGCCCAGCTGGCCGACATCGCTGTACTCACCGGTGGCCAGGTCATCGCCGAGGAAGTCGGACTCAAGCTGGAGACCGCCGGACTGGAACTCCTGGGACGCGCCCGCAAGGTTGTTGTCACCAAGGACGAAACCACCATCGTTGAAGGTGCCGGCGACGCCGACCAGATCGCTGGCCGCGTTTCCCAGATCCGTGCCGAGATCGAAAACTCCGATTCGGACTACGACCGCGAGAAGCTGCAGGAACGCCTGGCCAAGCTGGCCGGCGGCGTTGCAGTCATCAAGGCCGGTGCAGCAACCGAAGTTGAGCTCAAGGAACGCAAGCACCGCATTGAGGACGCTGTCCGCAACGCGAAGGCTGCTGTTGAAGAAGGCATCGTCGCCGGTGGCGGCGTTGCACTGATCCAGGCCGGCGCCAAGGCGTTCGCGAACCTGAACCTGACAGGTGACGAAGCAACCGGTGCGAACATCGTCCGCGTTGCCATCGATGCGCCGCTGAAGCAGATCGCTTTCAACGCCGGCCTCGAGCCTGGCGTTGTTGTCGACAAGGTCCGTGGCCTGCCTGCAGGCCACGGCCTGAACGCAGCAACCGGCGAATACGTCGACCTGCTGGCTGCCGGCATCAACGACCCGGTCAAGGTAACCCGCTCTGCCCTGCAGAACGCGGCTTCCATTGCGGGTCTGTTCCTCACCACCGAGGCCGTTGTGGCCGACAAGCCGGAGAAGAACGCTCCGGCCATGGGTGGCGGCGACGACATGGGCGGCATGGGCGGCTTCTAG
- a CDS encoding ribonuclease HI family protein, translated as MTITAAADGSALGNPGPAGWAWYVNDDCWRAGGWPHGTNNQGELMAVLDLFRATAHVPEEHLKVLCDSQYVINSITKWMPGWKRKGWRKADGKPVLNVELLKELDREISGRKYTFEWVKGHAGHELNEAADVRARAAATAYQQGVAARSGPGFAGAPASDSPEADSRAAGVPVSVSPAAGTAVRSPDATTAASRQAATSGAAGSFGQGAYGQGPFNQGPYDEPDLFSELEGDSFVPSESAGAETSPESTVEALERELSGPDIRGDIGRTGVLLHPDFMEIGTSGRIWTRDATMMALEEEPVQHTELEILGTDRIGTSAILLTCRSYSRSGTALHSSLWVLDGNRWRLRFRQGTPEA; from the coding sequence GTGACAATTACTGCAGCGGCCGACGGTTCGGCTTTAGGAAATCCCGGCCCGGCCGGTTGGGCCTGGTACGTAAACGACGACTGCTGGCGGGCCGGGGGATGGCCGCACGGCACCAATAACCAGGGCGAGCTGATGGCCGTGCTGGACCTGTTCCGCGCCACGGCCCACGTCCCGGAGGAGCACCTGAAGGTCCTGTGCGACAGCCAGTACGTGATCAACTCCATCACCAAATGGATGCCGGGCTGGAAGCGCAAGGGCTGGCGCAAGGCCGACGGCAAGCCCGTCCTGAACGTGGAGCTGCTCAAGGAACTCGACCGGGAAATATCCGGCCGGAAATACACCTTCGAATGGGTCAAGGGCCATGCAGGCCACGAACTCAATGAGGCAGCCGATGTCCGCGCACGTGCCGCCGCCACCGCGTACCAGCAGGGTGTGGCAGCGCGGTCAGGCCCAGGCTTCGCCGGTGCCCCGGCTTCAGACAGCCCGGAAGCAGACAGCCGGGCAGCAGGCGTCCCGGTTTCGGTCAGCCCCGCGGCCGGCACCGCAGTCCGCAGCCCCGACGCCACCACAGCAGCCAGCCGGCAGGCCGCCACATCCGGCGCTGCTGGCTCCTTTGGTCAGGGCGCGTATGGCCAGGGCCCCTTCAACCAAGGCCCCTACGACGAGCCGGACCTCTTCAGCGAACTGGAGGGCGACTCCTTCGTCCCGTCGGAGTCCGCGGGTGCTGAGACCAGCCCGGAATCGACCGTCGAGGCCCTCGAACGTGAATTGTCCGGCCCCGACATCCGGGGCGACATCGGCCGCACCGGCGTCCTCCTGCACCCCGATTTTATGGAGATCGGAACTTCGGGCAGGATATGGACCCGTGACGCCACGATGATGGCGCTGGAAGAGGAACCGGTCCAGCACACGGAACTGGAGATCCTGGGTACGGACCGCATCGGCACCAGCGCGATCCTGCTGACGTGCCGAAGCTACTCGCGCTCAGGCACGGCACTCCATAGCTCACTCTGGGTTTTGGACGGCAACAGATGGCGGCTCCGATTCCGCCAGGGGACCCCGGAGGCTTAG
- a CDS encoding WXG100 family type VII secretion target: MSIISVDTELLQLKSANVKATVDRISSDVQAMKRGLDELQSTWRGSAANNFQALVTEWTLTQGKVEASLASINMALASAASTYAQAEQGNTQRFS; this comes from the coding sequence ATGAGCATCATTTCCGTTGACACCGAACTCCTTCAGCTCAAGTCGGCCAACGTCAAAGCAACGGTGGACCGGATCAGCTCCGACGTCCAGGCCATGAAGCGCGGCCTGGACGAACTGCAGTCCACCTGGCGGGGTTCGGCTGCCAACAACTTTCAGGCACTGGTGACCGAGTGGACACTCACCCAGGGCAAGGTGGAGGCATCGCTGGCATCCATCAACATGGCACTGGCCTCGGCAGCGTCCACCTACGCCCAGGCCGAGCAGGGCAACACCCAGCGCTTCAGCTGA
- a CDS encoding HAMP domain-containing sensor histidine kinase, which translates to MLQRWKSASLRSQLVAMIMALLIVALTSTGAGTLTLLHSYLQAQVDDKLLGAVDLASKQRSFTQLQAPNPMVPTEYSLILYTPGEDPQLFGGDPEDHPDITAISVEDAQNRGTRPYQVRGTDGQNWKVVAVTVLNGGRPAVVVIGLPLQSVDDVLKHATLVVSGVGLLTLLLASLIASWTVSRSFRPLAKVEKTAAAIAAGDLSRRVEIENPGTEVGRLGSSLNAMLAHIETAFAARTASEGRMRRFAADASHELRTPLVTIRGFSELYRHGALATDEDVATAMGRIESEAKRMGSMVEDLLLLARLDEQRPLQQKPVDLQLLAHDAVVDTQASDRTRPISLAGLGDGPAAPAPVLGDEAKLRQVVGNLVGNALRYTPDGGPIELAVGIRTSDGGQPLAVIEVRDHGPGISEEDAAKVFERFYRADTSRTRETGGSGLGLAIVAAIVGSHGGSVRVEKTDGGGATLVVSLPVRDDTTDEAHAAQDSDRKVIHI; encoded by the coding sequence TTGCTGCAGCGGTGGAAATCGGCCTCGTTGAGGTCCCAGCTGGTGGCCATGATCATGGCACTGCTGATTGTTGCGCTGACCTCCACCGGCGCCGGCACCCTCACCCTGCTGCACAGCTACCTCCAGGCGCAGGTGGATGACAAGCTGCTTGGCGCCGTCGACCTCGCCAGCAAGCAGCGCTCGTTCACGCAGCTGCAGGCACCCAACCCAATGGTCCCCACCGAATATTCGCTGATCCTCTACACCCCCGGCGAGGACCCCCAGCTGTTCGGGGGCGATCCGGAAGACCATCCGGATATCACCGCCATCTCCGTCGAAGACGCCCAGAACCGGGGCACCCGCCCGTACCAGGTCCGGGGCACCGACGGCCAGAACTGGAAGGTGGTCGCGGTGACCGTGCTCAACGGCGGCCGCCCTGCCGTGGTTGTCATCGGCTTGCCGCTGCAAAGCGTGGACGATGTCCTCAAGCACGCCACGCTGGTGGTCTCAGGCGTCGGCCTGCTCACCCTGCTGCTGGCCTCCCTGATCGCCAGCTGGACCGTGTCCAGGTCGTTCCGGCCACTGGCCAAAGTGGAAAAGACCGCAGCGGCCATCGCCGCCGGCGACCTTTCCAGGCGTGTGGAGATCGAAAATCCCGGCACGGAAGTGGGGCGGCTCGGAAGCTCCCTGAACGCCATGCTGGCGCATATCGAGACGGCCTTCGCCGCCCGGACAGCCTCCGAAGGCAGAATGCGCCGTTTCGCGGCCGACGCCTCGCACGAGCTGCGTACTCCACTTGTGACCATCAGGGGTTTTTCCGAGCTCTACCGCCACGGTGCGCTGGCCACCGACGAGGACGTGGCCACGGCCATGGGACGGATCGAAAGCGAAGCCAAACGGATGGGTTCGATGGTGGAGGACCTCCTGCTGCTGGCGCGCCTGGACGAACAGCGCCCGCTCCAGCAAAAGCCCGTTGACCTCCAGCTGCTCGCCCACGATGCGGTGGTGGACACACAGGCAAGCGACCGCACGCGCCCCATCTCCCTGGCCGGCCTGGGTGACGGCCCCGCCGCACCCGCGCCGGTGCTCGGTGACGAAGCCAAACTGCGCCAGGTGGTGGGAAACCTCGTGGGGAACGCCCTGCGCTACACCCCGGACGGCGGCCCGATCGAACTCGCCGTCGGCATCCGGACCTCTGACGGCGGGCAGCCGCTGGCCGTGATCGAGGTCCGGGACCACGGCCCTGGCATCTCAGAAGAGGACGCAGCCAAGGTCTTTGAGCGCTTCTACCGCGCGGACACGTCGCGGACGCGTGAGACCGGCGGCAGCGGCCTGGGGCTCGCGATTGTGGCTGCCATCGTGGGATCGCACGGCGGGTCCGTCAGGGTGGAAAAGACCGACGGCGGCGGGGCCACCCTGGTGGTCAGCCTGCCTGTCCGGGACGACACCACCGACGAGGCCCACGCCGCTCAAGACAGCGACAGGAAGGTTATCCACATATAG
- a CDS encoding response regulator transcription factor encodes MKKTGPEAKLLVVDDEPNIRELLSTSLRFAGFEVVSAANGRDALAAAELHTPDLAVLDVMLPDMDGFTVTRKLRASGKHFPVLFLTAKDDTEDKVTGLTVGGDDYVTKPFSLDEVVARIRAVLRRTQPMLDDDAVIRVDDLELDDDAHEVRRGGTVIELSPTEFKLLRYLMLNPNRVLSKSQILDHVWEYNFNGDASIVESYISYLRRKVDIDPDAPALIQTKRGVGYVLRTAEKR; translated from the coding sequence ATGAAGAAGACGGGCCCAGAAGCCAAGCTGCTAGTTGTTGATGACGAGCCCAACATCCGCGAGCTGCTGTCCACCTCGCTCCGGTTCGCGGGCTTTGAGGTGGTCTCTGCCGCCAACGGCCGTGATGCGCTGGCCGCCGCGGAACTCCACACGCCCGATCTGGCGGTGCTGGACGTGATGCTGCCGGACATGGATGGCTTCACCGTCACCCGCAAGCTAAGGGCTTCGGGCAAGCACTTCCCTGTCCTGTTCCTCACGGCGAAGGACGACACCGAGGACAAGGTCACCGGCCTTACAGTGGGCGGGGATGACTATGTCACCAAGCCGTTCAGCCTGGACGAGGTAGTGGCACGCATCCGCGCGGTCCTGCGCCGTACCCAGCCCATGCTCGACGACGACGCCGTGATCCGGGTGGATGACCTGGAGCTCGACGACGACGCCCACGAGGTACGCCGCGGCGGCACCGTGATCGAACTGTCCCCCACCGAGTTCAAGCTCCTCCGGTACCTCATGCTGAATCCCAACCGTGTGCTGTCGAAATCCCAGATCCTCGACCACGTCTGGGAGTACAACTTCAACGGCGATGCCTCGATCGTGGAGTCCTACATCTCCTACCTCCGGCGCAAGGTGGACATTGATCCTGACGCACCGGCCCTGATCCAGACCAAACGCGGAGTGGGCTACGTGCTCCGGACGGCAGAGAAGCGCTGA